A genomic window from Diospyros lotus cultivar Yz01 chromosome 2, ASM1463336v1, whole genome shotgun sequence includes:
- the LOC127795667 gene encoding ABC transporter G family member 11 → MTMRNSATRVIMEIEANQPQGNGLIVGGLSPLSETLWKEKANTEFVGDMSARLTWKDLIVMVTLSNGETQNVLEGLTGYAEPGTFTALMGPSGSGKSTLLDALSGRLAANAFLSGTILLNGRKTKLSFGTAAYVTQDDNLIGTLTVRETISYSARLRLPDKMPWSEKRALVESTIMEMGLQDCADTVIGNWHLRGISGGEKRRVSIGLEILMRPRLLFLDEPTSGLDSASAFFVTQTLRGLSRDGRTVIASIHQPSSEVFELFDRLYLLSAGKTVYFGQASEAYEFFAQAGFPCPALRNPSDHFLRCINSDFDKVKATLKGSMKLRFESNDDPLEKITTAEAIRTLIDFYRTSQYCYSAKEKVEEISKVKGTVLDSGGSHASFLMQSFTLTKRSLINMSRDFGYYWLRLVIYIVVTVCIGTIYLDVGTGYNSILARGACASFVFGFVTFMSIGGFPSFVEDMKVFQRERLNGHYGVTAFVIGNTLSAMPFLILITFISGTVCYFMVQLHPGFEHYLFFVLCLYASVTVVESLMMAIASIVPNFLMGIIIGAGIQGIFMLVSGYFRLPNDIPKPVWRYPMSYISFHFWALQGQYQNDLKGLIFDNQSPDQPKIPGEYILENVFQIDVNRSKWVDLSVLFSMIVIYRIIFFIMIKISEDVTPWIRGYIARRRMQQKNGNQNTTIAPFGLTQSPSLRTYS, encoded by the exons ATGACGATGAGGAACTCTGCCACTCGCGTGATTATGGAGATCGAGGCAAACCAGCCGCAAGGAAACGGTCTCATAGTGGGAGGCCTAAGTCCTCTGAGCGAGACCTTGTGGAAGGAGAAGGCCAATACAGAATTCGTAGGGGATATGTCTGCTAGGCTTACTTGGAAGGATCTGATTGTGATGGTGACACTCAGCAATGGAGAGACCCAAAATGTTTTGGAAGGCCTCACTGGTTATGCTGAGCCTGGAACGTTCACCGCCCTGATGGGGCCTTCTGGTTCTGGAAAATCTACTCTGCTTGATGCTCTGTCCGGCCGCCTTGCTGCCAACGCCTTTCTTTCCGGCACCATACTCCTCAATGGCCGGAAAACAAAGCTTTCTTTTGGCACTGCT GCATATGTGACACAAGATGACAACTTGATTGGTACTCTAACGGTTCGGGAAACAATTTCTTACTCCGCTAGACTACGTCTCCCCGACAAGATGCCTTGGTCCGAGAAGCGCGCATTAGTTGAGAGTACCATCATGGAAATGGGTCTTCAAGATTGTGCTGATACAGTTATTGGGAATTGGCATTTGCGTGGGATCAGCGGAGGAGAAAAGCGGAGGGTGAGCATTGGCCTTGAAATCCTGATGAGGCCCCGGCTGCTCTTCCTGGATGAGCCAACAAGCGGACTTGATAG TGCGTCGGCGTTCTTTGTAACTCAGACATTGCGTGGTCTCTCTAGAGACGGAAGGACTGTAATAGCTTCAATTCATCAGCCCAGCAGTGAAGTTTTTGAGCTGTTTGATCGCCTATACCTGCTTTCTGCAGGGAAGACTGTTTACTTTGGTCAGGCTTCAGAAGCTTATGAG TTCTTTGCACAGGCTGGATTTCCTTGCCCAGCTTTGAGGAATCCATCTGATCATTTTCTTAGGTGCATTAACTCTGACTTCGACAAAGTTAAGGCCACTCTTAAAGGATCCATGAAATTGCGG TTTGAGTCAAATGATGATCCTCTGGAGAAGATAACAACAGCAGAAGCTATCCGAACTCTTATTGACTTTTATCGTACTTCGCAGTACTGTTACTCAGCGAAAGAGAAAGTTGAGGAGATATCAAAAGTC AAAGGAACCGTGCTTGATTCAGGAGGCAGTCACGCTAGTTTCTTGATGCAGTCTTTTACTTTAACCAAGCGTTCTTTAATCAACATGTCAAGGGACTTTGGGTATTACTGGTTGAGGCTTGTAATTTACATTGTGGTTACTGTCTGCATTGGAACCATCTACCTGGACGTTGGAACCGGCTACAACTCTATCCTG GCGCGAGGTGCTTGTGCATCATTTGTCTTTGGATTTGTCACTTTTATGTCAATTGGTGGGTTTCCTTCCTTCGTGGAAGACATGAAG GTTTTccaaagagagagattgaatggCCACTATGGTGTTACTGCATTTGTCATCGGCAACACATTATCAGCAATGCCATTTCTAATACTGATTACTTTTATCTCTGGAACTGTTTGCTACTTCATGGTCCAACTCCACCCGGGCTTTGAACACTATCTGTTCTTTGTGTTGTGCCTTTATGCAAGTGTCACTGTTGTGGAGAGCTTGATGATGGCCATAGCCAGCATTGTTCCCAATTTCCTGATGGGCATCATCATAGGAGCCGGAAtacag GGAATATTCATGCTAGTCTCTGGGTATTTCAGACTTCCGAATGACATTCCAAAGCCTGTCTGGCGTTACCCAATGTCATACATTAGTTTCCATTTCTGGGCTTTACAG GGACAATACCAAAATGATCTGAAGGGCTTGATCTTTGACAACCAATCTCCAGATCAACCAAAAATTCCGGGTGAATACATACTGGAGAACGTGTTCCAGATTGATGTGAACCGGTCAAAATGGGTGGATCTCAGCGTTCTCTTCAGCATGATTGTCATCTACCGCATAATCTTCTTCATCATGATCAAGATCAGTGAGGATGTGACCCCTTGGATCAGAGGTTACATAGCAAGGAGAAGAATGCAGCAGAAAAATGGAAATCAAAATACGACAATTGCTCCATTTGGTCTCACCCAATCTCCTTCCCTGAGGACCTATAGCTAG